A stretch of the Salmo salar chromosome ssa20, Ssal_v3.1, whole genome shotgun sequence genome encodes the following:
- the LOC106580011 gene encoding LIM domain transcription factor LMO4.1 — MVNSQVGGGVASPPRSCAGCGGKIADRFLLFSMERYWHTRCLNCSCCHAHLGDIGTTCYSKGGMILCRSDYIRLFGHSGACSTCGQSIPANEMVMRAQGNVYHLKCFTCATCRNRLVPGDRFHYVNGTIFCEHDRPGGALLSSHLPPLQSNPVLPDQKVC; from the exons ATGGTGAACAGTCAGGTGGGAGGTGGTGTGGCATCACCCCCCAGGTCTTGTGCTGGATGCGGGGGAAAGATCGCTGACCGCTTCCTGCTCTTCTCCATGGAGCGCTACTGGCACACACGCTGCCTCAATTGCTCCTGCTGCCATGCACACCTGGGCGACATTGGCACCACCTGCTACAGTAAAGGAGGCATGATCCTGTGTAGGAGCGACTATATCAG GTTGTTCGGGCACAGTGGGGCATGCAGCACCTGTGGCCAGTCCATCCCAGCTAATGAGATGGTGATGAGGGCACAGGGCAATGTGTATCATCTCAAG TGTTTCACATGTGCCACctgtagaaacagactggtgccaGGCGACCGCTTCCACTATGTCAACGGCACCATCTTCTGTGAGCACGACCGGCCAGGGGGTGCACTGCTCAGCAGCCACCTGCCCCCACTGCAGAGCAACCCTGTGTTGCCTGACCAGAAG GTGTGCTGA